The segment ATTTTTCATGTCCTTTATCAGCTGAAGATGTGGGTTAAGGTATTTTCTTTGCCCCTTTTGTTGACCtgggtaatttttaaatgtatgtggAGAGATTTGGATTCATGCGAACACTGCTATTGTTTGTCAACCAgaagttttcaaatatatattggAAAGGTTTAAAAGTTCTGTATCTGTCATgtagtggttttatttttaagagaatttcaGATAATCTGCtctgaaatagaaatagaaatcttttagccattttaaaaaatgtatcctgCTTCAGCTGGATATCTTAATGCTAGTTTTTGCTAAGTCACGCAGCACAGCAATGAACAATATCTCCACACGCTCTGGGGTCCACGTTTGCCAGCCTGGAATTAACACCGGGATGGCCGTGTCATAGGAAGAACACATCGTCCACTGTGGGGATCTGGTAAAATACATGTCAAAGGAGTGACTCCATTTATACTCCTACTAACAGTGTAGGAGAACTCCTGCTATTCCATTTCCTGTCCATGACTTGATGTGTCCATTTCACAGTGTGTCCATTCACTGGGTATATAAGGGTACCCAGTGTTCTTCTGTGTGATCTTGATGATTTGGGACATGTTCCACCTTCTCACAGGCTTATTCACCATCTCTGAACTTCTCAAAACATTTGTTCAAATGTTAGGAGACTCGGACTTTTCCTTACGGATTTGTGGGAGGTCACTACGTATTCTGGATACTGATCCTGTGTCTGAGGGGAAAGAAAACAACTCTTAGAAGTAGAGCTGCTTCTGCTGTGAAGACGGACTTCTCACTGAAGGAGGCGAGCCAGGGTGGAGGGATCACAGGACAGTCACTGCTGGGGCGGGGGATCTGGGCTGAAATCAGGAAGATCCTCCTTCCTTAAGTCCCAGAATATTTGTTTCTACCGGGGCATCAGGATAAACTGGAGACCGACAGCTGGACTTCTTGTTCATTTCAGAGGGATCCTTCAATTCTCTGTTGCCACAAAATCTAGCAGAATCACCAGCTGTAAGTGCCCTGCAATGTGGAGGAATAGCGATGCCATGAAATCTCTACTGGgtgataaaagaaaattcaaaaataagtaaGTATTTTAGATTATAGAGATATTTAATTAAATGTCATTGAAGGGTAGTAAGTTACTAAAGgcaaaaatcattaacaaaacaTTGTTCCATTGAAAAGACAAGGAGGTTTTCAGAACAGAGAAAGAATCCCTGAGGTTCTGCAGTCTGACATGATAATTTTCTGACAATATCATTTACAAGAACAGGGTCACGATGCAGACAAGATGGAAACTGTTCTCCTTCATATTCCTCATATTTCTTGTTCAAGTAGTTCAGGTTGAAGTGCAGGAATCCCACCACTGAGCACCAAGAAGAAGGGGCACTATATGTTAACAAAAGGCACTGAATAGGAGAACCGCCCAATGCAGTAAGGGACCTGAGATGTCGCATAGATTGTCTCATCGTGATCTCATGGTGGTCTCTGGATTTGTAAGGTCTGAGCTCCTGGTGGTCTTGAAATGAACAGCAGGTGATCCAAAGGCAGCCAAACAAAAGGCAGAGTCGTGACACGGACCACACACCCAGGACCTCCTCGGGAGCATCATCAGCCTTCAGAAAAGAAACAGTGTTGGTCGAAGTGGCTGAGGAAATCCTGGGTCAGGTCTCCAGGGTCAGCTTCCCACTCACTCCTCATCTTGAGTACAGCCCTCACTGTATTTCTCCCCACCTGTCACCTGCTCCCTGGTTCCACCAGCTTGTCCCAATCTCCCCCACCCTTTCCCACACCACAGGCAGCCCCAGGCTCTGCTACCAAATGTTGACATTCACGACTAGATCAAGTAATGAATCACCTGCTCCCTTTACTCAGGTCCTGATTCTCCCTCTGATGGGAGGGCCTAAAGGACCTGGTGGGAGCTCTGATGGAAGAGAAGGGCCTGCATCCTGACACCTGTGGCCTTGGGGAGGGCTGCAGGCAAACatccttcatttcctcctctcctagCCTCTTAGCTAGCAGCACACAGAGCTCTCAGTGTGATGGTCCCTGAGCCCACCTCATCCATTCCTGGTCCAGCTCTGCTGTGAGCATCAACAGCAGCTCAGTCCCACCTATCCCCTGAGTCACCTCTGCTCCAGGGAGGCACCACTCAGTGGCTCAGGATCGGGGGTCTGCAGGAGCCTGGCTGCCAAGTGATGCAACAGGCTGAGTCAGAATTCCCCTTGTTCCATGGAGAACTGGCCTCCTCCCGATCTCCTCCTACACAGGCTCTACTATTCTCCTTCTGCCTGACCTGCTGGGAGCCAAGGCACCCTCTGTGGGCACGCAGCCCTGCACTCCAGCCTGTTGAGTTGAGGCTGCAAGGccttcccagccctcctcctgggCTTAGACCCAGGCCCCTCTGCTCTTAGTCCCCTGGATGAGTCCTCTTCCCCTTGACACATACTGTGGAGCCACCATGCAGCTCTTACTCAAATGTGAGTCCTGCCTCTGAATTGTGTCCCTGCTGTCCCCACACCTCCTCCCACTGGGCCCAAATAGACTCTCCCAAACAGGGAATCTGGTCTGAGTCAGGCCTGACTTTGCTAAACCCCTTTAGCATCAACAGGCCCTAAGCCTTGGGGCGGGCCCCTCCCCTTTCCCACTGGCCTTTCCAGTGAGGAGATAGCAGAACCCAGGGCTGAGCTTGTCCAAGTTATTGCTATGGAACAGTATGAGGCCTTAGTCTCCTGGTCGCATTCCCATGATGAGAAAGTTCAGTGCAGGCGCAAGGTTGGGCTGAGAATATACCTTTTCCCGGGCCCTCACATCAGGCTATCTGCTCTCAATACCTGTTACCGTGAAGGACTCAGCCTCGGATGCCAAGGAGAATAGAGCAGCTGAGAGTCACCAGGAGGATCCAGGCGATGGGTGTGATGACTGTGGCCCTGGATTGGCCTTTAACTGCGGCCACAGTTGGTGATgctgaaatggaaaaggaagagtgACAGCCTTTGTCCAGACCCTAAATGTGAAGAGACTCTTCCTCAACCCCTGCTGCCCCAGACACCTACAATGCGGACATTTTCTCCCCCTCTACTTGTGGCAGCTGCTGTGacaggccctgaggtaggaagagagaggagatgggCCCTGTTCCCAAGGGACTCATCTAGCTAATGAAGCAAACAAGAGTGACAATGTCGCCAATCACTGCTGCTGTGACAGAGGAGGAGGTGACACCTGAGGGTGGTGGTAGGGAAGTCCTCTCAGGAGCTGACATTTGGGGTGGGATTGAAGGGTTTCCAGAAATAAACCAGTTGAgatgcaaaaggaaaatgaagctaaGAAGAGGGAACAGTAAGAAGAAAAGGTCTGGACACAGAAGGATGCCCTCATGTTTGGGGTCAGCCAGAAATCCACGGTGAGTGGACCAGAGGCATGTGCAGTGAGGAAGAGATGCCAGgagtgagaagggagaggaagggtggTAGAAGCGACCTATGGAAATTAGTCTCCCAGGAAGACCTCACCACGATGGATCACTCTTTCAACACCCACCCCCAACACACTATAGGGTGTGTTGCTCTGGTGTCCAGAgagctgccccttcctcctcctcttctcaggTACCTGTTGTCTCCAGCATTTTCTCCCAGTGCACCAGGAAACTTTCAAGCCAGCTCCTGCAGTCGCCCATGGAGATCTTCCTGAAGAACTCTGTCACATCCCTGTCACTCCCCCACTTCTCTTTCATCCGTCTGCCTCTAGGGTGAAGCACAGTCCAGGTTTTGTTCTCCGAGTCAAAGAGAAGGAACATCTGTCCGTGGAAGCCGAACTGCCAGGATGCGCGCGTGTGTCCATTGGCTTCACATTGACACAGCATCCTGCCCTGCAGCGGGAGAGGGTCTGTCCCCACCGTGGGAAAGAGGTCAGCCTCTGTTCTGGACTAATCATTTGCCCCCAACCACCCCATTGTCCAGCACCTCTGGGGcccttttttaagattttatttttttctttttctccccaaagccccctggtacatagttgtatattcttagttgtgggtccctctagttgtggcatgtgggaagctgcctcagcgtggtctgatgagcagtgccatgtccacatccaggattcgaaccaatgaaacactgggcctcctgcagcggagtgcgccaacttaaccactcggccacggggccagccccctgtatttttttttttttttaacatgagtACAATCAACGCACCTAACCCCACAACCTGCTCTCTCCTGCACTTGGACTTTCTCACTTACCCCTGTCCGTGTGTTTCTCCGGTTTAACGTCCAGCAGTTGCTGTCTGAGCAAGTTCCCCACGTCTCTCAGCGTTTCCACCTGTTCTTGCCAGGCCCTCGTGCCTTTTAcctcctctcccaggagactcaAGGATTTGACCTCCTGGCTGCCACAGTCAtaggaaaggaaagtcttttcatcGACCTGGCCTTGAACCTCACACCAGGATTGTCCAGGGCTGGGCTTAGGAATGAGGGTGAACTCATAGCAAAGAGAGGGAGCGTCTGTGAAGGAAAAACGCAGGTGAGCGCTGGGGTAGGGAGAAAAGGACCCCTAGGCATTCCCTGACCGCCTCCACTCTGGGACCGCCAGAGAGTCTCTGAAGGGCTGGGCTGCAGAGCATACGTGCCTCTGTCCGGCCCCGCCCACCCAGCAGTGGGAGGTTAGTGCTCCTCCCTTgatgcagaaggaggaggaggaggagaaggagcagcaggAGGTGTCTGCCCGGCAGAATCCAAGCCTGGGCCTCCCTTCCCTTCTACTCCAGGTTCTGGGGCCCAGGAATGGAGGCTTTTGCTGGACTGTGTCCTCAGGCAAGGGGATAAGGGATCAGTTGGTAGAGAGGCGACTGGGGACAGTTCCCATTTGGGAAGGTGTTGGGAGGCACCGCGGTGCATGGGGACAAGGTGAGGTGAGCAGTGAGAGGCTGTGAGCTGGGGTGGAGGAGCAGGGACTCTGGAGGGACAGTGGCTGGGTCTGCAGGTGCGGTGAGCCACTGGGCAGGATCGCTGGGAAGTTCCTGGGGGAGAGCGGTGGGCAGGATGGAGGGTGTGTGGGGACAGTGGTGTGAGCAGAGAAGGGCACATGGTGTCTGGGGTTCGCGTCCCTGCGTCCCTGCGGGAATGTCCCCTGTCCTGACCAAGCCTCGGGTGCCCTGGGGGTTCAGCAGCCTTTCCCGCCgcgccctctctccctcccctgcacccAACCCCTATGCTCGTTTTCCCGCATTTCTTATTCGCCAGAGTCGCCTCTCTTCCCCGCCCACCCCTTGCCCAGAGGCGACAACcactgggcgggggggggggggggggggggggggggggggggggggacgcgAGCCTGCGGTGGAAACTTAAGGGGAGACAGCGGCCCCACTGCCCAAGAAGGCACCCGAGCGCCCGTGAGCCCCCACATCCCCTCGCCGGTCCTAATCCATCGCCCACCCCACTTCCCCGCAGCTTCCATCCCGAACTCACGTGCCGCCCGGGGCCAGTCCCGCTGCgggagcaggagcaggggcaggaggcCGAGACAGAACTTGGAGGCCGCGGTCCACCCCATGGCTACTTGCAACGGGGATGGGAACCCAGCTCTCGGTCCCGTCGGCCGCAGACTAAGTGTTCTGTGCACGGGGCCGGACTTTGTCTCCTGAGCTATTCCCCAGGGCCCGCCCTCCTCGCCCTCCTCGCCCGCCTTCCCAGCCTTGCCAGGCGACTCCTTGCGTCATTGCTCGCCTCCCATCCCTCACCTAGCGTCCGTCGTTCTCCTGGTCTGGGTCTGGTGGGTCTGGTGACTCGCGTTACTCATTATTTCCAGTCTCCTCCTGTAACCGaagtctctctcccttttccccctgcccctcagcccttcTTTCCTGCACCCCACCCCTGGCCCTCCCGTCTCTGTCCCGTGTTCAcaatctttcctctcttcttaaaTGACACAAGATTTTCCTTCTCGAGAACACTCCCGTCTTAATGAAAGGGGCTGAACACAGCCCTTAGCTGTCCTGTCATCGACAGAATGTTTTCTAGTAGTTTTGATCCCAGCGGAGCCCAAGacctttttgtaaataaattaacCCGTGTTTGGGAAAGTTTGGGGTGCAGAGTTCCAAATGTGTATTTAGGAGTTTCTGCTGCAGGCAAGGATTCAAAGCGGCTCTGGAGCAACCTGGAGGCATCTAGAGGGTTCTCCTCCCCGGGCCGCTGATCCTGCACTGCTGGTTTAGCCTCTGTGGCTGTGAGCTTCTCACACTGTTCGCCAGGCATTGCAGCAATTGTGGACTCACCAGGACATGAGGAGGGAAACAATCGCATGTTGAGGGTGAGAAAGATGCTTGATTTCTCCCCAGTAGGGCCTGATGGGGCTTTAATTCCACAAGTCAAAGGCGCTTGAAGTGACAGAGGAATGCAGTGCATGGTCTGTTTCTCTCATCACCAGCGACCCTGGTCCAGGACTCCCGACCAGGCAGCACTCACACCTGAGTTAGGAGACCTGAGGTGAGTCCTCAGCATGATGCTTGCACCTGAGTCCTCTCAGGGTCACCTGGACCATGTCTTCATTGAATCTCTTGTCATTCCCTGAGGCAGCATTTCGTAAGTTACAAATGTGGAAATTGATGCAATGAAAGATGAAGAAGATAGCAGAGGGAAAGCAGCCAGAATTTCATCCAGATACCCAATTCCTGTTTCTGGAAGTGTGATCTATAGTGCACTTCCATTAAAATTGCTTCAGGAGCCAATTCCTCACAATCTGGGGCCTGGTGTGAGTCTAGGGACCAGGAGCCTGCATGGAGGTGAGCCGGGAACAGCCCAGGTTCCCACAGAGGCCTGTCCTCCTCCCACCAGGCCATCCCACCATTGATCTAATGCCAgccttctgccctcctcctgtTCTCCCAGTCAATTGCCCACTTCACCCACCTCACCCGGTTGGGCTGCCAGGCCCTTCCTGGTTGCCCCCTCCCAGGGATTCAACCCAGGCTCCTGTCCCCCAGCCCTATGCATGGGAGTCTCTTCCCACACACAGATCACCTGGGCCCACCAAGACCTTGCCCCACACAAACCTGGGTCCTGCCCACTCCTTGTGTGTCTCTGGTCTTCCACACCACCCAGCACAGGCCCCTCCTGCAAAAAGAACCTAGCAAATCAGGCCAGAACCTTCTAACCTCCTTTATACCTGGCATTTCACAGAATTTGCTGCCATCCTATGTCCCTGTCCTCAAGTGCACCCAGGCCCTGTGTCCTGGCACGGGCCTCCTCCACATTCCCACAGCCTCCAGATGTTGGGGA is part of the Equus caballus isolate H_3958 breed thoroughbred chromosome 31, TB-T2T, whole genome shotgun sequence genome and harbors:
- the LOC100063831 gene encoding LOW QUALITY PROTEIN: UL16-binding protein 1 (The sequence of the model RefSeq protein was modified relative to this genomic sequence to represent the inferred CDS: inserted 1 base in 1 codon), which gives rise to MDTSLKLLKGRGLFTFIPKPSPGQPWCEVQGQVXEKTLVSYDCGSQEVKSLSLLGEEVNGTRAWRAQADTLRDVGDLLRQQLPDVKRETYTDRDPLPLQRRMLCQCEANGRTRASWQFGSQGQTFLVFDSENRTWKVLHPRGRRMKERWESDRDVTEFFRKISMGDCRSWLESFLVHWEKMLETTDAPSLCYEFTLIPKPSPGQSWCEVQGQVDEKTFLSYDCGSQEVKSLSLLGEEVKGTRAWQEQVETLRDVGNLLRQQLLDVKPEKHTDRDPLPLQGRMLCQCEANGHTRASWQFGFHGQMFLLFDSENKTWTVLHPRGRRMKEKWGSDRDVTEFFRKISMGDCRSWLESFLVHWEKMLETTASPTVAAVKGQSRATVITPIAWILLVTLSCSILLGIRG